A window from Mangifera indica cultivar Alphonso chromosome 2, CATAS_Mindica_2.1, whole genome shotgun sequence encodes these proteins:
- the LOC123209708 gene encoding WUSCHEL-related homeobox 11-like, with protein sequence MGDQSQDTNSANQGSERSEPVRSRWTPKPEQILILESIFNSGMVNPPKDETVRIRKLLEKFGSVGDANVFYWFQNRRSRSRRRQRQLQASLNAGEKRNQPQPSGAIPYENSYAAMGFNTSPAFASTPSNFLIGSSSSCGVMGDDGVENLFSVTGQMGFQEAEQNSTATSILCPSETSNLQYQSGFITVFINGVPTEVPRGPLDMKAVFGQDVILVHSSGVPVSTNEFGFLMQSLHHGESYFLVSRPA encoded by the exons ATGGGAGATCAAAGCCAAGACACTAACAGTGCAAATCAAGGCTCTGAGAGAAGTGAACCAGTGAGGTCTAGGTGGACTCCTAAGCCTGAACAAATCCTCATTCTTGAGTCTATCTTCAACAGTGGAATGGTAAACCCTCCAAAAGATGAAACTGTGAGGATTCGAAAGTTGCTTGAAAAATTTGGTTCTGTTGGCGATGCAAATGTCTTCTATTGGTTCCAAAATAGACGATCAAGATCTCGCCGCCGACAACGCCAGTTACAGGCCAGCCTTAACGCTGGAGAGAAAAGAAATCAACCGCAACCGAGTGGTGCAATTCCTTATGAAAATAGCTATGCTGCTATGGGATTCAACACATCTCCGGCTTTTGCTTCAACTCCATCTAATTTTCTAattggttcttcttcctcttgtgGAGTTATGGGTGATGACGGTGTGGAGAATCTTTTCTCAGTGACTGGTCAAATGGGTTTTCAAGAAGCAGAACAGAACTCCACTGCAACTTCAATATTATGCCCTTCAGAAACTTCCAATTTGCAATATCAATCTG GATTTATCACAGTTTTTATCAATGGTGTGCCAACAGAAGTTCCAAGGGGGCCACTTGACATGAAAGCAGTGTTTGGCCAAGATGTAATTTTGGTCCATTCCTCTGGTGTGCCTGTTTCTACTAATGAATTCGGGTTCTTAATGCAGAGTTTGCACCATGGTGAAAGCTATTTCCTG GTTTCAAGACCGGCATAG